One region of Rana temporaria chromosome 9, aRanTem1.1, whole genome shotgun sequence genomic DNA includes:
- the LOC120914620 gene encoding olfactory receptor 6N1-like produces MLISDYGNRTLASVFIIVGFETIREVELFLFCLFLCMYVVTIGAHLLIIGLVILDHNLHKPMYIFLANFSVAEICYITATVPKMLNALLTRNKEISYSACMAQFYSFFASGATENCFLVVMGYDRYVAICQPLYYHTMMAKKNCLGLAIGAWAGGLLAATSPTLWVSTLNFCYPNRIEHFFCDYAPLLKLSCEDTSKGEFAFTVVSWSLILGCFFLTLMSYAFIIFSVLKISSTDGQKKAFSTCASHLTVVCIFNGTVIFMYIRPTSTIRFTLDKVVSIFYSIVTPLLNPIIYCLRNKDVKNAAYKGLEGIGI; encoded by the coding sequence ATGCTGATATCCGACTATGGGAACCGAACCCTGGCCTCCGTTTTCATCATTGTTGGGTTTGAGACAATCCGAGAGGTGGAGCTCTTTCTGTTCTGTCTCTTCCTGTGCATGTATGTTGTAACTATTGGTGCCCATTTACTCATCATAGGTCTTGTCATCCTAGATCATAATCTTCATAAACcgatgtatatatttttggctaACTTCTCTGTAGCAGAGATTTGCTATATTACAGCAACTGTGCCCAAGATGCTTAATGCCCTCTTGACCAGGAATAAAGAAATCTCCTACTCTGCTTGTATGGCTCAGTTTTACAGCTTCTTTGCCTCTGGGGCCACTGAAAACTGTTTCTTGGTTGTCATGGGCTATGACCGCTATGTAGCCATCTGTCAACCTTTGTACTATCATACCATGATGGCCAAAAAAAACTGTCTTGGTTTAGCCATAGGAGCCTGGGCTGGTGGTCTACTTGCTGCCACATCTCCTACTCTATGGGTGTCTACCCTGAACTTCTGCTACCCCAACCGTATTGAACATTTCTTTTGTGATTATGCCCCTCTTCTGAAGCTCTCCTGCGAAGACACTTCCAAAGGAGAGTTTGCTTTCACAGTCGTATCTTGGAGTCTCATCTTGGGCTGCTTTTTCCTAACTCTGATGTCTTATGCCTTCATAATCTTCTCTGTTCTAAAAATTTCTTCCACTGACGGACAGAAAAAGGCCTTCAGCACTTGTGCTTCCCATTTAACCGTAGTATGCATCTTCAACGGGACAGTCATTTTCATGTACATACGACCCACCTCCACTATTCGCTTCACATTAGACAAGGTGGTATCTATTTTCTACAGCATTGTGACTCCACTTTTGAACCCCATCATCTACTGCCTGAGGAACAAAGatgtaaaaaatgcagcatacaAAGGTTTGGAAGGGATTGGAATATGA